One Phaseolus vulgaris cultivar G19833 chromosome 4, P. vulgaris v2.0, whole genome shotgun sequence DNA window includes the following coding sequences:
- the LOC137837510 gene encoding G-type lectin S-receptor-like serine/threonine-protein kinase At1g34300, with protein MFLKIQFLFLTLFLAATVATAIDPGSTLSASSTSNQTWSSPSGTFSLRFISVQPPTTPPSFIAAIVYTGGNPVVWSAGNGTAVDSGGSLRFLSSGSLRLVNGSGATVWDSGTAGATSAALEESGKLVISNGTSPLWSSFDNPTDTLVPSQNFSVGKVLTSESYVFSLNGIGNLSLKWNSSIVYWTQGLNSSVNVSLESPVLTLTSIGLLELSDVKLSSPVLVAYSSDYDLNADVFRVLKLDNDGNLRIYSTNKGGGTSTVRWAAVADQCKVYAYCGNYGVCSYNDSSTVCGCPSENFEMVDPNDGRKGCKRKASLDSCQGSATMLTLDHAVVLSYLPEASSETFFIGLSACRTNCLSGSTACFASTSLSDGTGQCVIRSVDFVSGYQDPSLPGTSYFKVCPPLAPNPPSSSAETVRERGSKVPAWVVVVVVLGTLLGLVALEGGLWMWCCRNNKRFGGLSAQYALLEYASGAPVQFSYKELQQATKGFKEKLGAGGFGAVYRGTLVNKTVVAVKQLEGIEQGEKQFRMEVATISSTHHLNLVRLIGFCSEGRHRLLVYEFMKNGSLDNFLFLTEQHSGKLLNWDYRYNIALGTARGITYLHEECRDCIVHCDIKPENILLDENYVSKVSDFGLAKLINPKDHRHRTLTSVRGTRGYLAPEWLANLPITSKSDVYSYGMVLLEIVSGRRNFDVSEETNRKKFSIWAYEEFEKGNISEILDKRLARQEVDMEQVRRAIQASFWCIQEQPSQRPTMSRVLQMLEGVTQFEKPPAPKSVVMEGTVSGTSTYLSSNASAFSTVGVSPPGPSSTSSFQISNNVSTFNSERNPEKPTSTLLQSDT; from the coding sequence ATGTTcctcaaaattcaatttttgttCCTCACCCTTTTTCTGGCAGCCACCGTTGCTACCGCCATAGACCCAGGTTCCACTCTTTCGGCCTCTTCCACCTCCAACCAAACGTGGTCTTCTCCCAGTGGCACCTTCTCCCTCAGATTCATCTCCGTTCAGCCTCCCACCACCCCTCCTTCCTTCATCGCCGCCATCGTTTACACCGGCGGCAACCCTGTTGTCTGGTCCGCTGGCAACGGCACCGCAGTCGACTCCGGCGGCTCCTTACGGTTCCTCTCCTCCGGCTCCCTCCGCCTCGTCAATGGCTCCGGCGCCACCGTGTGGGACTCTGGAACGGCGGGCGCCACTTCAGCAGCCCTTGAGGAGAGTGGCAAATTGGTAATTTCAAACGGCACTAGCCCCCTCTGGTCAAGCTTTGACAACCCCACTGATACCCTGGTGCCCTCTCAGAATTTCAGTGTTGGTAAGGTTCTCACTTCTGAAAGTTATGTTTTTAGCCTTAATGGAATTGGGAATTTGTCTCTGAAGTGGAACAGTAGCATAGTGTACTGGACCCAGGGTTTGAATTCCTCTGTGAATGTGAGTTTAGAGTCCCCTGTGTTGACTTTGACATCAATTGGGCTTTTGGAACTTTCTGATGTGAAATTGAGTTCTCCTGTTCTTGTTGCCTATAGTAGTGACTATGATCTGAATGCTGATGTGTTTAGGGTTTTGAAGTTGGATAATGATGGGAATTTGAGGATTTATAGTACTAATAAGGGTGGTGGAACTTCTACTGTTAGATGGGCTGCTGTTGCAGATCAATGTAAGGTTTATGCTTACTGTGGGAACTATGGTGTGTGTAGTTACAATGATTCCAGCACGGTATGTGGTTGCCCTTCAGAGAATTTTGAGATGGTTGATCCCAATGATGGTAGGAAAGGGTGTAAGAGGAAGGCGAGTCTTGATAGTTGTCAAGGGAGCGCAACCATGTTGACCTTGGATCATGCTGTGGTGTTGAGTTATCTCCCTGAGGCTTCATCGGAGACGTTTTTCATTGGTTTATCAGCGTGTAGAACGAATTGTCTTTCGGGTTCAACAGCATGTTTTGCCTCTACTTCCTTGTCAGATGGCACAGGGCAGTGTGTAATAAGATCAGTAGATTTTGTTAGTGGATATCAGGATCCTTCGCTGCCTGGCACTTCTTATTTCAAGGTTTGTCCGCCGTTGGCTCCAAATCCACCATCCTCTTCAGCAGAGACTGTGAGGGAAAGGGGGTCCAAGGTGCCTGCATGGGTTGTGGTGGTGGTTGTTTTGGGTACCCTTTTGGGTTTGGTAGCCTTGGAAGGGGGTTTGTGGATGTGGTGTTGTAGGAATAACAAGAGGTTTGGTGGGTTGTCAGCTCAGTATGCTCTTCTTGAGTATGCTTCTGGTGCTCCAGTGCAGTTCTCGTACAAGGAGCTCCAGCAAGCGACCAAGGGGTTCAAGGAGAAGCTTGGAGCTGGTGGATTTGGTGCTGTTTATAGAGGCACTCTTGTTAATAAAACTGTTGTTGCAGTGAAGCAACTTGAGGGCATTGAGCAAGGTGAGAAGCAGTTTCGGATGGAAGTTGCCACTATAAGTAGCACTCATCATCTGAATTTGGTGAGGCTCATTGGGTTTTGCTCAGAAGGGCGCCACCGGCTTCTGGTTTATGAGTTCATGAAAAATGGATCTCTTGATAATTTTCTATTTCTGACAGAACAGCATTCAGGAAAATTGTTGAATTGGGATTACCGATACAACATTGCGCTGGGCACAGCAAGAGGCATCACATACCTTCACGAGGAGTGCCGTGACTGCATAGTCCATTGTGACATAAAACCTGAAAACATTCTCTTGGATGAGAATTATGTTTCCAAAGTCTCTGATTTTGGTCTGGCAAAGCTTATTAATCCTAAGGACCATAGGCATCGGACCTTAACAAGTGTGAGAGGAACCAGAGGATACTTAGCTCCCGAGTGGCTTGCAAATCTTCCAATAACATCCAAATCTGATGTTTACAGCTATGGTATGGTTTTGTTGGAGATTGTGAGTGGAAGGAGGAATTTTGATGTTTCAGAGGAAACAAACAGGAAGAAGTTCTCGATTTGGGCCTATGAAGAGTTTGAGAAAGGTAACATCAGTGAAATTTTGGACAAAAGACTAGCTCGGCAAGAAGTTGATATGGAGCAAGTAAGAAGGGCAATTCAGGCAAGCTTTTGGTGCATCCAGGAGCAGCCATCTCAGAGACCAACAATGAGCAGAGTGCTGCAAATGCTAGAAGGGGTAACTCAGTTTGAAAAGCCACCTGCCCCAAAATCAGTAGTGATGGAAGGAACTGTTAGTGGAACAAGCACATACCTGAGTAGCAATGCCAGTGCATTCTCCACGGTTGGAGTTTCACCCCCTGGACCCTCCTCTACATCATCATTTCAGATTAGTAATAATGTTTCAACCTTCAACTCAGAAAGGAACCCTGAGAAGCCAACCTCGACCCTTTTACAATCAGACACATGA